Proteins encoded by one window of Emticicia oligotrophica DSM 17448:
- a CDS encoding asparagine synthetase B family protein, whose product MSLLYGIFDKNLNNVVPKMEEMYRGIQHLPHVKHQFFAKDYFSTGHLLTYNTPESLFEVQPQFLSEQQIIFTSTGRLDNREDLAKRLDLKLHAQLSDGELIKKAYLKWGKESPRYLRGDWSFVCYHILEEELFLARDHHGYTSLYYFLDGEQFAFSSSAKAIFALKSFTKEINVEVFVKKLIIWKFDEIKGQLSYKNLNCLPPAHTLTFKNGQISLQRYWFPENVSLRLYKKPTLYAEELREIFQEAVRVRLRSYKPVSSMLSGGFDSSSVTSMAASILAKEGKRLTTFSHIPFYKEKVAQENFEHYFPDESKNILATAQHAGNIDPILLTSENISPIEGFIKAFDNDDNLFHAACNAFWLVDLSAQAAKNGFGTLLSGEMGNATISYTGLDYLLPINHSVYLKNPIQLLKRIVKPLLIKHYPTYYASKNKTLLSYIDKNYLSENILKEWHIIEDINNNNRNFIPYFPTSKAGMLRILDIGNNPRCLSGAVDGHTHGFEYRDPTGDVNVIEYCLSIPNHAFFDKNLNTKDIFKTMMNGILPDQVLFEKKKGLQASDVRHRVLNDKTRVNDLLSQLEQSSQVKELINTTKLKQNWQRIQTEEITNILDIQTFVKGLMFGYFVWKKN is encoded by the coding sequence ATGAGTTTGCTCTACGGCATTTTCGATAAAAATCTAAATAATGTGGTCCCTAAAATGGAAGAAATGTATAGGGGTATTCAGCATTTACCACATGTTAAACATCAATTTTTCGCAAAAGATTATTTTTCTACTGGGCACTTACTTACTTACAATACACCCGAATCACTTTTTGAAGTTCAACCTCAATTTTTATCCGAACAGCAAATAATTTTTACCTCGACTGGGCGGCTTGATAATCGAGAGGATTTAGCCAAACGCTTAGATTTAAAACTTCACGCACAACTAAGCGACGGTGAACTCATAAAAAAAGCCTATTTAAAGTGGGGTAAAGAAAGCCCACGTTATTTAAGAGGTGATTGGTCGTTTGTCTGCTATCATATACTTGAAGAAGAATTATTTTTGGCTCGTGACCATCATGGCTACACTTCTCTTTATTACTTTTTAGATGGAGAGCAATTTGCATTTTCATCTTCGGCGAAAGCCATTTTCGCTTTAAAAAGTTTTACGAAAGAAATTAATGTTGAGGTTTTTGTAAAAAAACTCATAATTTGGAAATTTGATGAAATCAAGGGCCAACTTTCATATAAAAACTTAAATTGCCTACCTCCTGCTCATACACTAACGTTTAAAAATGGCCAAATAAGCCTACAACGTTATTGGTTTCCTGAGAATGTTTCATTGCGGCTTTACAAAAAACCGACCTTATACGCAGAAGAATTACGTGAGATTTTTCAAGAAGCTGTACGTGTACGCTTACGAAGTTACAAGCCTGTAAGTTCCATGCTTAGTGGAGGTTTTGATTCAAGCTCAGTAACGAGCATGGCAGCCTCAATATTAGCCAAAGAAGGTAAACGACTGACTACTTTTAGTCATATACCTTTTTATAAAGAAAAAGTAGCACAAGAAAATTTCGAACACTATTTCCCAGATGAAAGCAAGAATATTTTAGCAACTGCTCAACATGCTGGCAATATAGATCCTATTCTCTTGACTTCTGAGAATATTTCTCCAATTGAGGGATTTATCAAAGCTTTTGATAATGATGATAATCTGTTTCATGCCGCATGTAATGCTTTCTGGCTAGTAGACTTATCTGCACAAGCAGCTAAAAATGGTTTTGGTACATTGTTATCTGGTGAAATGGGGAATGCAACTATTTCATATACAGGATTAGATTATTTATTACCCATCAATCATTCTGTTTATTTAAAAAATCCTATACAGCTTCTCAAAAGAATTGTTAAACCATTGCTTATTAAGCATTATCCTACGTATTATGCTTCCAAAAATAAAACTTTATTATCTTATATTGATAAGAACTATTTATCTGAAAATATTTTGAAAGAATGGCATATTATAGAAGATATAAATAACAATAACCGAAATTTTATACCTTATTTCCCTACTTCTAAAGCAGGAATGTTACGTATTTTAGACATAGGCAATAATCCTCGATGTCTAAGTGGAGCAGTAGATGGACATACTCATGGCTTTGAATATAGAGACCCTACGGGCGATGTAAATGTAATTGAATATTGCCTTTCAATACCCAACCATGCTTTTTTTGATAAAAATCTCAACACAAAAGACATCTTCAAAACTATGATGAATGGAATACTGCCAGACCAAGTACTTTTTGAGAAGAAGAAAGGGTTGCAGGCATCTGATGTTCGTCACCGAGTTTTGAATGATAAAACTCGTGTAAATGATTTATTAAGTCAATTAGAACAAAGTTCACAAGTAAAAGAACTCATAAATACGACTAAACTAAAACAAAATTGGCAACGTATACAAACTGAAGAAATTACGAATATCTTAGACATTCAAACTTTTGTAAAAGGATTGATGTTTGGGTATTTTGTATGGAAAAAGAATTAA
- a CDS encoding zinc/iron-chelating domain-containing protein → MQTELSEICKECGMCCDGTLFGKAPIDEYELKLVQYFDSESITEKEGKFYFKHPCIYFDSCCTVYDKVRPNICTTYFCSPLKKVQQGESELKDAQEIIKKALKYRSEILVIASQIEIYKTFSISQLLKEVLPIINERIKPHHELWLKLIGFQSILAKIIGSK, encoded by the coding sequence ATGCAAACTGAACTTTCAGAAATATGCAAAGAATGTGGCATGTGTTGTGACGGTACGCTATTCGGTAAAGCCCCTATTGATGAGTATGAACTAAAATTGGTTCAATATTTTGATTCCGAAAGTATTACCGAGAAAGAGGGTAAATTTTATTTTAAACATCCCTGTATTTACTTTGATAGTTGTTGTACAGTGTATGATAAGGTTCGACCTAATATTTGCACTACTTATTTCTGCTCTCCACTAAAAAAAGTACAACAAGGAGAATCGGAATTAAAAGATGCTCAAGAAATTATCAAAAAAGCCTTAAAGTATCGTTCAGAAATCCTCGTTATTGCTTCTCAAATTGAAATCTACAAAACATTTAGTATTAGTCAACTCCTTAAAGAAGTACTTCCAATTATCAATGAAAGAATTAAGCCTCATCATGAACTTTGGCTTAAATTAATTGGGTTTCAGAGTATTCTTGCTAAAATAATAGGGTCAAAATAA
- a CDS encoding sterol desaturase family protein — MEKYLKIIQGAYSGYFNYFINEILNPSWHNYFYWLVGASLAIWLLEIKFPWRKNQPLIRQDFWLDIFYLFWNYFLFSLVAYNALSMVGVEAFNDFLRLFGITNIVAINVSHLPFWSKLLIIFIIRDFMQWGIHRLLHRVPWMWEFHKVHHSTEEMGFAALLRYHWMENVIYRSLEYIPLAMIGVGVTDFFIVHIFTLVTGQLGHANLKINLGPFRYLFNGPQMHLWHHAKYLPESHPYGFNYGITLSIWDFIFGTNYWPSDDENLPVGLPEEDKFPHDFVGQNLRPFERIFSKK, encoded by the coding sequence ATGGAAAAATATCTAAAAATTATTCAAGGAGCCTATTCGGGATATTTTAATTATTTTATCAATGAAATTCTCAATCCGAGTTGGCATAACTATTTTTATTGGCTGGTAGGGGCATCGTTAGCTATTTGGTTGCTCGAAATAAAATTTCCGTGGCGAAAAAACCAACCTCTTATTCGCCAGGATTTTTGGCTTGATATTTTTTATCTATTCTGGAATTACTTCTTATTTTCATTAGTGGCCTATAATGCTCTTTCAATGGTAGGAGTTGAAGCTTTTAATGATTTTCTTCGACTTTTCGGTATTACTAACATTGTGGCAATCAATGTGAGCCATCTACCATTTTGGTCTAAATTACTTATTATTTTTATTATTCGTGACTTTATGCAATGGGGCATTCATCGCCTATTACATAGAGTACCTTGGATGTGGGAATTTCATAAGGTTCATCACAGCACCGAAGAAATGGGCTTTGCCGCTCTCCTTCGTTATCACTGGATGGAAAATGTCATCTACAGAAGCCTCGAATATATTCCACTTGCGATGATTGGTGTGGGAGTGACTGACTTTTTCATTGTTCATATTTTCACGTTAGTAACGGGCCAACTTGGACATGCCAATTTAAAAATCAACCTTGGTCCATTCAGATACTTATTTAATGGCCCGCAAATGCACCTTTGGCACCATGCTAAATATTTGCCAGAAAGTCATCCTTATGGTTTTAATTATGGCATTACACTCAGTATTTGGGACTTTATTTTTGGTACAAACTACTGGCCATCAGACGATGAAAACCTTCCAGTTGGATTACCTGAAGAAGATAAATTTCCGCATGATTTTGTTGGACAAAACCTTCGTCCATTCGAAAGAATATTTTCAAAAAAATGA